A single window of Montipora capricornis isolate CH-2021 chromosome 14, ASM3666992v2, whole genome shotgun sequence DNA harbors:
- the LOC138033892 gene encoding growth/differentiation factor 6-B-like has protein sequence MKPGATLLWLSPILLLGLAESCCEPHSRDGLKRKWELWTRPFMRKRAVEMAQRRLLSILGLDSLPSPGRHVIPHSFMIEVYKKLSNGNYKTFSNSDMPPTSVVGIVDQERSDNSITPTSHQVLNFNVSNLPSSDKILDARLRVLRLPTSVEGKSLSEIHGTTYRAKIYGKRNVEIPTLAPFQSNSSLELLDSFEFDTSDGSSDQWNVFSVKRSVEKVQRAKISSTVLELRVESVTSGELVPPEQVGFSKAGRLHNKHALLVVFSTDGKSSQEIRKPVSIENKDPSNAISMTKFTDDGDIKHKRVKRDAKYKLWGNKKSRRGAKSKRRRKKDSCRRKPMSVDFNQLGWSNWVIAPRGYNAYLCEGLCGFPIDNYLKPTNHATVQTILNSVAPTLAPQACCSPNKFSAISILYVDTNGNIVYKKYEDMVVERCGCK, from the exons ATGAAACCTGGAGCAACACTCTTATGGCTCTCACCGATTCTTCTCCTGGGCTTAGCTGAGTCGTGCTGCGAGCCACACTCAAGAGACGGCCTCAAAAGAAAGTGGGAATTGTGGACTCGTCCTTTCATGAGAAAGCGGGCTGTGGAGATGGCGCAAAGGCGGCTGCTGTCAATTTTGGGCCTGGACAGCCTTCCCTCTCCCGGACGCCATGTAATTCCTCACAGTTTCATGATAGAGGTGTATAAAAAATTATCTAACGGAAACTACAAAACATTCAGCAACTCAGACATGCCACCGACTTCTGTTGTTGGTATTGTAGATCAAG AAAGATCAGACAACTCCATCACACCTACAAGCCACCAAGTGCTTAATTTTAATGTCAGTAACCTGCCCTCTTCAGACAAGATTCTCGACGCAAGACTTCGTGTGTTGAGGCTACCGACCTCCGTTGAAGGTAAATCTTTGTCAGAGATCCACGGGACAACTTACAGAGCGAAGATTTATGGCAAACGCAACGTAGAGATACCAACACTGGCTCCGTTTCAGTCAAATTCCAGTCTAGAACTTCTCGATTCATTTGAGTTTGACACTTCGGACGGCTCTTCAGATCAGTGGAACGTGTTTTCTGTCAAAAGATCAGTTGAAAAGGTGCAGAGAGCGAAAATCAGCTCGACGGTTCTTGAATTACGCGTGGAATCCGTGACAAGTGGAGAACTGGTCCCTCCGGAACAAGTAGGATTTTCGAAAGCCGGACGGCTTCACAACAAACACGCTCTACTTGTAGTGTTCTCGACCGATGGAAAGTCCAGTCAAGAAATCCGGAAGCCAGTGTCAatagaaaacaaagaccccagTAACGCAATATCGATGACAAAATTCACCGACGACGGAGATATTAAACACAAGCGGGTGAAAAGAGACGCTAAGTACAAACTCTGGGGAAATAAGAAATCTCGGCGAGGGGCGAAATCCAAAAGACGGCGTAAAAAGGATTCTTGTCGCCGTAAGCCGATGTCTGTCGATTTTAACCAGTTGGGCTGGTCTAACTGGGTGATAGCACCGAGGGGATACAATGCTTACTTATGCGAGGGCTTGTGCGGGTTTCCCATAGACAATTATTTAAAACCTACGAACCATGCTACGGTGCAAACAATTTTGAACTCTGTGGCACCGACCCTCGCTCCACAAGCGTGTTGCTCTCCCAATAAATTCAGCGCCATTAGCATCCTTTATGTCGACACTAATGGCAATATTGTTTATAAGAAGTATGAGGATATGGTGGTCGAACGTTGCGGTTGCAAATGA